Proteins encoded together in one Planctomyces sp. SH-PL14 window:
- a CDS encoding ATP-dependent DNA helicase translates to MADGETSILTPADVLGPKGFIARRLTNYESRPEQIEMADAVAAAIAEQRHLVVEAGTGVGKSFAYLVPAILAAGQQPPDRKRKKIVVSTHTISLQEQLIARDIPFLNAVLPIEFSAVLVKGRSNYVSLRRMQGATERSSVLFEKEEELIQTRELRAWSRQTTDGSLADLDFRPLGTVWDEVRSEHGNCLGRRCPTYDDCFYYKARRRVWNADLLVVNHALFFSDLALRREGASVLPEYDVAILDEAHTLEGVAGDHLGVSVTSGQANYLFNKLYNDRTQKGLLLAHNLGDAQKLVMRLRALFTEFFHDLTEWKQENAAANGRLRKPCPIPDIISPEMYTLSSMIRTYAENQVSQEEQKIELVAAADRIDGLALSLAGWMAQRFDDSAYWVEETHGRIPSVSLYCSPIEVGPTLRDELFGKIPSVILASATLSVGREDFSFFRTRVGLTKTDEVKLGSPFDYKKQATLILADRMPDPTEQARAFEEACIERIKRYILHTDGRAFVLFTSYKMLKGCADRLTGWCAEHNYLLLTQGQGQNRSLMLDRFRQDGRAVLFGTDTFWQGVDVPGDALQNVIITKLPFSVPDHPLLEARVERIRERGGNPFMEYQVPEAAIKLRQGFGRLIRSRTDTGVVAILDPRMRTKYYGRIFRESLPDCRVVVDDGVGPLI, encoded by the coding sequence ATGGCGGACGGAGAAACCTCGATCCTGACCCCGGCCGACGTTCTCGGGCCGAAGGGTTTCATTGCGCGGCGGCTGACGAACTACGAGAGCCGGCCCGAGCAGATCGAAATGGCGGATGCCGTGGCGGCCGCGATCGCGGAGCAGCGGCATCTCGTCGTCGAGGCGGGGACCGGCGTCGGCAAGAGCTTCGCCTATCTCGTCCCAGCGATCCTGGCGGCGGGCCAGCAGCCTCCCGACCGGAAGCGGAAGAAGATCGTCGTCAGCACGCACACGATCAGCCTGCAGGAGCAGCTCATCGCGCGGGACATCCCGTTCCTGAACGCGGTCCTGCCGATCGAGTTCTCCGCGGTGCTGGTGAAGGGGCGGAGCAACTACGTCAGCCTGCGGCGGATGCAGGGGGCGACGGAGCGGTCGAGCGTCCTCTTCGAGAAGGAAGAGGAACTCATCCAGACGCGGGAGCTCCGCGCCTGGAGCCGGCAGACGACCGACGGGAGTCTCGCCGATCTCGACTTCCGCCCGCTCGGGACCGTGTGGGACGAGGTCCGGAGCGAGCACGGCAACTGCCTGGGGCGGCGGTGTCCGACCTACGACGACTGCTTCTACTACAAGGCCCGGCGGCGGGTCTGGAACGCCGACCTTCTCGTCGTGAACCACGCCCTGTTCTTCTCGGACCTCGCCCTCCGTCGCGAGGGGGCGAGCGTCCTGCCGGAGTACGACGTCGCGATCCTGGACGAGGCCCACACCCTCGAAGGGGTGGCGGGGGATCACCTGGGGGTCTCGGTGACGAGCGGGCAGGCGAACTACCTGTTCAACAAGCTCTACAACGACCGGACGCAGAAGGGGCTCCTGCTGGCCCACAACCTGGGGGACGCCCAGAAGCTGGTGATGCGGCTGCGGGCCCTGTTCACGGAGTTCTTCCACGACCTCACGGAGTGGAAGCAGGAGAACGCCGCGGCGAACGGACGGCTCCGGAAACCATGTCCGATTCCGGACATCATCTCGCCCGAGATGTACACGCTCTCGTCGATGATCCGGACCTACGCGGAGAACCAGGTCTCCCAAGAAGAGCAGAAGATCGAGCTCGTCGCCGCCGCGGACCGGATCGACGGTTTGGCGCTATCGCTGGCCGGCTGGATGGCGCAGCGGTTTGACGATTCCGCCTACTGGGTCGAGGAGACGCACGGGCGGATTCCTTCGGTTTCACTGTACTGCTCGCCGATTGAGGTCGGGCCGACGCTGCGGGACGAGCTGTTCGGGAAGATTCCGTCGGTGATCCTGGCGAGTGCGACGCTCTCGGTGGGGCGCGAGGACTTTTCGTTCTTCCGGACCCGCGTGGGGCTGACGAAGACCGACGAGGTGAAGCTCGGCAGTCCGTTCGACTACAAGAAGCAGGCGACGCTGATCCTGGCGGACCGGATGCCGGATCCGACGGAGCAGGCGCGGGCCTTTGAAGAGGCGTGTATCGAGCGGATCAAGCGATACATCCTCCACACCGACGGCCGGGCGTTCGTGCTGTTCACGAGCTACAAGATGCTCAAGGGGTGTGCCGACCGGCTGACGGGGTGGTGCGCCGAGCACAACTATCTGCTGCTGACGCAGGGGCAGGGACAGAACCGTTCGCTGATGCTGGACCGGTTTCGGCAGGATGGCCGGGCGGTCTTGTTCGGCACGGATACGTTCTGGCAGGGAGTGGATGTTCCCGGGGATGCGCTGCAGAACGTGATTATCACGAAGCTGCCGTTCAGTGTGCCGGATCATCCGCTGCTGGAGGCCCGGGTGGAGCGGATTCGCGAGCGGGGGGGGAACCCGTTCATGGAGTATCAGGTGCCGGAGGCGGCGATCAAGTTGCGGCAGGGGTTCGGGCGGTTGATTCGGAGTCGGACGGATACGGGAGTGGTGGCGATTCTGGATCCGCGGATGCGGACGAAGTATTACGGGCGGATTTTTCGGGAGAGTTTGCCGGATTGCCGGGTGGTCGTGGACGATGGCGTAGGGCCGCTGATCTGA
- a CDS encoding SpoIIE family protein phosphatase has protein sequence MAQLLVVKGSASGTVHPVFGERTVLGRHPQCDVVLDNVAVSRQHAQILEGHGNYYVEDLRSRNRTFVNGVEVDGRVQLRHGDQLRICDTILKFDEFHDDTQAAPTVETKAIESEISHLATLDESRIYFLPEPAEPLFDSSSVRRKIAPGRGDAQRSIVNPDVKLKAILEITRALGRELAVEQVLPKVLTTLFNIFPHADQGFVLLQDQDSERLKVKASLSRGPNVSEAVAVSMTVVRHVMKTGESILSENVTADSRFNRSVAFSRMQIKSMMCVPLVDEDDKAIGVIQIVTQDAEREFNGDDLDLLESLASQASLTLQNARLHEEAVERRALERDLEFATQVQMGFLPKSRPKLAPYTFCDYYEAAQGVGGDYFDYILLPDGRLAVTIGDVAGKGMPAALLMARLYSATRYQLLSCPRPGQAVSNLNADIASSGLGHRFITFLTVVIDLTQHTLTIVNAGHLTPLLRKASGEVRAIGKEQSGLPLGILGDTVYNELTVPIEAGDVMVTFTDGITEAMNDAGKIYGRQRLEAVLKEPLSRIDDVIKRIVTDVEEFDPQGNSRDDICLVGFGRSS, from the coding sequence GTGGCTCAACTGCTGGTCGTCAAAGGTTCTGCCTCGGGGACGGTGCATCCCGTCTTCGGTGAGCGGACCGTGCTGGGCCGGCACCCGCAGTGCGACGTCGTTCTCGACAACGTGGCGGTGAGCCGCCAGCACGCCCAGATCCTGGAAGGACACGGCAACTACTACGTCGAGGACCTCCGCAGCCGGAACCGGACCTTCGTCAACGGCGTCGAGGTGGACGGCCGCGTGCAGCTCCGGCATGGCGACCAGCTCCGGATCTGCGACACGATCCTCAAGTTCGACGAGTTCCACGACGACACCCAGGCGGCCCCCACGGTCGAGACCAAGGCGATTGAGTCCGAGATCTCGCACCTGGCGACCCTGGACGAGAGCCGGATCTACTTCCTGCCGGAGCCGGCGGAGCCGCTGTTCGACTCCTCGTCGGTCCGCCGCAAGATCGCCCCCGGCCGCGGCGACGCGCAGCGGTCGATCGTGAACCCGGACGTCAAGCTGAAGGCGATCCTCGAGATCACCCGGGCCCTCGGGCGGGAGCTCGCCGTCGAGCAGGTCCTCCCCAAAGTCCTGACGACGCTGTTCAACATCTTTCCCCATGCCGACCAGGGGTTCGTGCTCCTGCAGGACCAGGACTCGGAGCGGCTCAAGGTCAAGGCGTCGCTCTCCCGCGGGCCGAACGTCTCGGAGGCGGTCGCGGTGAGCATGACGGTCGTCCGGCACGTCATGAAGACCGGGGAGTCGATCCTGAGCGAGAACGTGACCGCCGACTCCCGGTTCAACCGGAGCGTGGCGTTCAGCCGGATGCAGATCAAATCGATGATGTGCGTCCCCCTCGTGGACGAGGATGACAAGGCGATCGGCGTCATCCAGATCGTGACCCAGGATGCCGAGCGGGAGTTCAACGGCGACGACCTGGACCTCCTGGAGAGCCTCGCCTCGCAGGCGTCGCTGACGCTCCAGAACGCGCGGCTGCACGAGGAGGCGGTCGAGCGGCGGGCCCTGGAGCGGGACCTCGAGTTCGCCACGCAGGTCCAGATGGGCTTTCTGCCGAAGAGCCGCCCCAAGCTCGCGCCGTACACGTTCTGCGACTACTACGAGGCGGCCCAGGGGGTCGGCGGGGACTACTTCGACTACATCCTGCTTCCGGACGGCCGGCTGGCGGTCACGATCGGCGATGTCGCCGGGAAGGGGATGCCGGCCGCCCTCCTGATGGCCCGGCTCTATTCCGCGACCCGCTACCAGCTCCTGTCCTGCCCCCGTCCTGGGCAGGCGGTGTCGAACCTCAATGCCGACATCGCCTCCAGCGGACTCGGGCACCGGTTCATCACCTTCCTGACGGTGGTGATCGACCTCACACAGCACACCCTGACGATCGTGAACGCCGGGCACCTGACGCCGCTGCTGCGGAAGGCCAGCGGCGAAGTGCGGGCGATCGGCAAGGAGCAATCCGGTCTCCCGCTGGGGATCCTGGGGGACACCGTCTACAACGAGCTCACGGTCCCGATCGAAGCGGGGGACGTGATGGTGACCTTCACCGACGGGATCACCGAGGCGATGAACGACGCCGGGAAGATCTACGGCCGCCAGCGGCTGGAGGCAGTTCTCAAGGAGCCGCTGTCCCGCATCGACGACGTCATCAAGCGGATCGTCACGGATGTCGAGGAGTTTGATCCGCAGGGCAACTCGCGGGACGACATCTGTCTCGTCGGATTCGGCAGGTCGAGTTGA
- a CDS encoding thioredoxin family protein yields MVKTASTMLALGSSLPKFALPNVDGRIVTSEDSPEAPGLLVVFMCNHCPFVIHLREELAKFAREYSGKGLAIVGISSNDTAAYPQDGPEAMKTEHKTAGYVFPYLYDETQEIAKAFQAACTPDFFLFDKGRKLVYRGQFDETRPKANQTPTGRDLRAACDALLAGKPIVEPQMPSIGCNIKWRVGSEPAYFTGQPAV; encoded by the coding sequence ATGGTCAAGACCGCCTCCACCATGCTGGCCCTGGGGAGCTCCCTTCCCAAGTTCGCACTCCCGAACGTCGACGGACGGATTGTCACCTCGGAGGATTCTCCGGAGGCGCCCGGGCTGCTCGTGGTCTTCATGTGCAACCACTGCCCGTTCGTGATTCATCTCCGGGAAGAACTGGCGAAGTTTGCCCGGGAGTATTCCGGGAAGGGGCTGGCAATCGTCGGGATCAGCTCGAACGACACCGCCGCCTACCCCCAGGACGGTCCGGAGGCGATGAAGACCGAGCACAAGACGGCCGGCTACGTCTTCCCGTACCTCTACGACGAGACGCAGGAGATCGCCAAGGCGTTCCAGGCCGCCTGCACGCCCGATTTCTTCCTGTTCGACAAGGGGCGCAAGCTCGTTTACCGCGGGCAGTTCGACGAGACCCGGCCGAAGGCGAACCAGACGCCGACCGGCCGCGATCTGCGGGCCGCCTGCGACGCTCTCCTGGCCGGAAAGCCGATCGTCGAGCCGCAGATGCCGAGCATCGGCTGCAACATCAAGTGGCGGGTGGGTTCCGAGCCCGCCTATTTCACCGGTCAGCCGGCGGTGTAG
- the murD gene encoding UDP-N-acetylmuramoyl-L-alanine--D-glutamate ligase gives MPPSLTNRRVTLMGLGGFGGGVGAVQFLLTRGARVSVTDLRSREVLRESLAQFDESRLEQLVLGAHPESLFTEADLIVVNPAVRRDHPLLRLAESRGVELTSEMNLFWQHQRGRVVGVTGSNGKSTTTALIHHLLTAAGRRTWLGGNLGRSLLPVVDEIRPGDDVVLELSSFMLADLDRLRVSPHLSVVTSFAPNHLDWHPDLDDYRRAKQTILRWQGPADIAVLNADDPDVRSWPTHGQIRWFGESPLSGEGARVVDRAAMAVEEGRAAEFDLNELFPLPGRHNRWNAAAAIAAVRALGVADEVIRGALPTFVGLPHRLQKVAVVAGRSFYNDSLATTPESALCALEAFDAPVILLAGGYDKKVDLEAFADGLARRAKAVALMGQTAATLEQHLRQRGATVPRHVATDLANAFAWAVRQSAPGDVILLSPACASFDWFRNFADRGDQFTALARSWTGSEG, from the coding sequence ATGCCCCCCTCCCTCACCAACCGCCGCGTCACCCTGATGGGCCTGGGGGGCTTCGGCGGGGGCGTCGGCGCGGTTCAGTTCCTCCTGACGCGGGGGGCGCGGGTCAGCGTCACCGATCTCCGATCGAGGGAGGTCCTGCGGGAGTCGCTGGCGCAGTTCGATGAGTCGCGATTGGAACAGCTCGTCCTTGGGGCGCATCCAGAGTCGCTTTTCACCGAGGCGGACCTGATCGTCGTCAACCCGGCGGTCCGGCGGGACCATCCCCTCCTCCGGCTCGCCGAGAGCCGGGGCGTCGAGTTGACGAGCGAGATGAACCTGTTCTGGCAGCACCAGCGGGGGCGGGTCGTCGGCGTCACCGGGAGCAACGGGAAATCGACCACGACCGCGCTCATCCATCATCTGCTGACGGCGGCCGGCCGGAGGACGTGGCTGGGGGGGAACCTCGGCCGGAGCCTGCTTCCCGTCGTGGACGAGATCCGGCCGGGAGACGACGTGGTCCTGGAGCTGAGCAGCTTCATGCTGGCGGATCTCGACCGGCTCCGCGTGAGTCCGCACCTCTCGGTCGTCACCAGCTTCGCCCCGAATCATCTCGACTGGCATCCGGACCTCGACGACTACCGCCGCGCCAAGCAGACGATCCTCCGCTGGCAGGGGCCGGCGGACATCGCGGTCCTGAACGCGGACGATCCGGACGTCCGGTCCTGGCCGACCCACGGCCAGATCCGGTGGTTCGGCGAGTCCCCGCTATCGGGCGAGGGAGCCCGGGTTGTCGATCGGGCCGCGATGGCCGTCGAGGAGGGTCGCGCGGCGGAGTTCGACCTGAACGAACTATTCCCGCTCCCAGGCCGGCACAACCGCTGGAACGCGGCGGCGGCGATCGCGGCGGTCCGGGCGCTGGGGGTGGCCGACGAGGTCATCCGCGGTGCCCTGCCGACGTTCGTCGGGCTGCCACACCGTCTCCAGAAGGTGGCGGTCGTCGCCGGGCGGAGCTTCTACAACGACTCGCTGGCGACGACGCCCGAGTCGGCCCTGTGCGCGCTGGAGGCGTTCGACGCGCCAGTGATTCTGCTGGCGGGCGGGTACGACAAGAAGGTCGACCTCGAGGCGTTCGCCGACGGGCTGGCCCGGCGAGCGAAAGCGGTCGCCTTGATGGGGCAGACGGCGGCGACGCTGGAGCAGCACCTGCGGCAGCGCGGGGCGACTGTTCCGCGACATGTGGCCACGGATCTCGCGAACGCGTTCGCCTGGGCAGTCCGGCAATCGGCCCCGGGCGACGTGATCCTGCTCTCACCGGCGTGCGCCAGCTTCGACTGGTTCCGGAACTTCGCCGACCGGGGGGACCAGTTCACGGCGCTCGCCCGGTCGTGGACCGGCTCGGAGGGGTAA
- the hrpB gene encoding ATP-dependent helicase HrpB, which yields MSPALARLPIDDVLPQIVSTLKETNAIVLRAPTGAGKSTRVPPALLDAGLAPKGRIVMLEPRRIAARATARRIAQERGVRLGGEVGYQVRFDEQASRDTKILVVTEGVLLRRLQDDPFLEGIDAVLFDEFHERSLNSDLALAMVRRVQQEVRPDLRIVVMSATIAAHPVAAYLNNCPVIESEGRTYPVEIRYARRFDRVPPEQIVLTGVTEILPKTPGDLLVFLPGAPEIRRAARELEPLARQHDLAVMPLFGDLPPEEQDRVLLPCERRKVVLATNVAETSLTIEGITAVVDTGLAKVMRFDPQIGLDRLELSPISKASADQRAGRAGRTQAGVCLRMWDESAHRARPDAEDAEIRRVDLAGPVLELHCWGESNVLGFPWYEPPREAAVLQAESLLRKLDALDDAGQVTPLGRGMARLPLHPRLARMVLEGQRLGVGSRVALLAAMLSERDPFSGRGGPVTAASHRSQSDVLDRLFAIEEFLRTGRREFSFGLIHGVAIHFLTQAADQIRRSLPARSGAETPVSSDGTGELLRALLAGFPDRLARRRDTSGPRGLMVGGKGVKLGPQSNVSGAEFFLCIDVDGGSTDALVRQASAVEREWLTGPSLVTRDELFFHPSQKQVVARRRTLWDDLVLSEAPAPLPTGDAAAEQLFENARTALDEVFPKNDSETENFLLRVRSLAEWMPELDLPRLDREGLEKVLRDLCDGRRSFAELRSAPWLATMQGQYSYPQRQTIDREAPEKIEVPSGSQIRLQYEAARPPVLAVRIQEVFGMTETPRIAGGRVRVLMHLLAPNMRPQQVTDDLKSFWENAYAEVRKELRRRYPKHQWPEDPKEGVARRRPGKP from the coding sequence ATGTCGCCGGCTCTCGCCCGCCTCCCCATCGATGACGTCCTGCCGCAGATCGTTTCCACGCTCAAGGAGACGAACGCGATCGTCCTCCGCGCCCCGACCGGCGCGGGGAAGAGTACCCGCGTCCCTCCCGCCCTGCTCGACGCCGGACTGGCTCCGAAAGGGCGGATCGTCATGCTGGAACCGCGGCGGATCGCGGCCCGGGCGACCGCCCGCCGGATCGCCCAGGAGCGCGGCGTCCGCCTCGGCGGCGAGGTCGGCTATCAGGTCCGGTTCGACGAACAAGCCAGCCGGGATACGAAAATCCTCGTCGTGACCGAAGGGGTCCTGCTCCGCCGTCTGCAGGACGATCCGTTTCTGGAAGGGATCGATGCGGTTCTGTTCGACGAGTTCCACGAGCGGAGCCTCAACAGCGACCTGGCGCTGGCGATGGTCCGCCGCGTCCAGCAGGAAGTCCGGCCCGACCTGCGGATCGTCGTCATGTCCGCCACGATCGCCGCCCATCCGGTCGCGGCGTACCTCAACAACTGCCCCGTGATCGAGAGCGAGGGGCGGACCTATCCGGTCGAGATCCGCTACGCCCGCCGCTTCGACCGCGTGCCGCCGGAACAGATCGTCCTCACCGGCGTCACCGAGATCCTGCCGAAGACTCCCGGCGACCTCCTGGTCTTCCTGCCGGGAGCCCCGGAGATCCGCCGCGCCGCCCGGGAACTGGAACCGCTGGCCCGGCAGCACGACCTGGCGGTGATGCCGCTCTTCGGCGACCTCCCGCCCGAGGAACAGGACCGGGTGCTGCTGCCGTGCGAGCGGCGAAAGGTCGTGCTGGCGACGAACGTGGCCGAGACCTCGCTGACGATCGAGGGGATCACGGCGGTTGTCGACACCGGGCTGGCCAAGGTGATGCGGTTCGATCCGCAGATCGGCCTCGACCGCTTGGAGCTGTCGCCGATCTCGAAGGCCTCCGCCGACCAGCGGGCCGGCCGCGCGGGACGTACCCAGGCGGGAGTCTGCCTGCGGATGTGGGATGAGTCCGCCCACCGCGCCCGGCCGGATGCCGAAGATGCCGAGATCCGCCGGGTCGACCTCGCGGGACCGGTGCTGGAGCTGCACTGCTGGGGGGAGTCGAACGTCCTCGGCTTTCCGTGGTACGAGCCGCCGCGCGAGGCGGCGGTCCTGCAGGCCGAAAGCCTCCTTCGCAAGCTCGACGCTCTCGACGACGCAGGACAGGTGACGCCCCTCGGCCGCGGCATGGCCCGGCTGCCGCTCCACCCGCGGCTGGCCCGGATGGTCCTCGAAGGCCAGCGGCTCGGCGTGGGCTCGCGCGTCGCGCTCCTGGCGGCGATGCTCTCGGAGCGCGACCCGTTCTCGGGACGGGGGGGACCGGTGACCGCCGCCAGCCACCGCTCGCAGTCCGACGTCCTCGACCGGTTGTTCGCCATCGAAGAGTTCCTGCGAACCGGCCGCCGCGAATTTTCGTTCGGCCTGATCCACGGCGTCGCGATTCATTTCCTGACGCAGGCGGCCGACCAGATCCGGCGGAGCCTTCCCGCCCGATCCGGCGCGGAGACTCCGGTCTCTTCTGACGGCACCGGGGAACTTCTGCGGGCGCTGCTGGCGGGGTTCCCCGACCGGCTGGCCCGGCGGCGGGACACGAGCGGACCGCGGGGGCTGATGGTCGGCGGCAAGGGGGTCAAGCTCGGGCCGCAGTCAAATGTCTCGGGCGCGGAATTCTTTCTGTGCATCGACGTCGACGGCGGCTCGACGGACGCACTCGTCCGGCAGGCCTCAGCGGTCGAGCGGGAGTGGCTCACCGGCCCGTCGCTCGTGACGCGGGACGAGCTGTTCTTTCATCCCAGCCAGAAACAGGTCGTCGCCCGCCGCCGGACGCTGTGGGACGACTTGGTCCTCTCCGAAGCCCCCGCGCCGCTTCCCACGGGAGACGCGGCAGCGGAGCAGCTGTTCGAGAACGCCCGGACCGCCCTCGACGAGGTCTTCCCGAAGAACGACTCCGAGACGGAGAACTTTCTCCTGCGGGTCCGCTCGCTGGCGGAGTGGATGCCGGAGCTTGACCTCCCGCGGCTTGATCGGGAGGGCCTGGAGAAAGTCCTCCGCGACCTGTGCGACGGCCGGCGGAGCTTTGCGGAACTGCGGTCCGCGCCGTGGCTGGCGACGATGCAGGGTCAGTACAGCTACCCGCAGCGGCAGACGATCGATCGCGAAGCCCCGGAGAAGATCGAGGTCCCCAGCGGGAGCCAGATCCGGCTGCAGTACGAAGCGGCCCGCCCTCCGGTCCTGGCGGTCCGCATCCAGGAGGTGTTCGGCATGACCGAGACGCCGCGGATCGCGGGGGGCCGCGTCCGGGTCCTGATGCACCTCCTGGCCCCCAACATGCGGCCGCAGCAGGTGACGGACGACCTCAAGAGCTTCTGGGAGAACGCCTACGCCGAGGTCCGCAAGGAGCTCCGCCGCCGCTATCCGAAGCACCAGTGGCCGGAGGATCCCAAGGAGGGAGTGGCGAGGCGGAGGCCGGGGAAGCCATGA
- a CDS encoding deoxyribonuclease IV: MKAIRPLLGSHLSISGGYHRAAAAASAYGMGTVQIFTKNNNQWKGKPLTDEECRQFRAALKTGDLHLPCAHNSYLINIASPSSELWDKSVDAMTVEVERAEALGLVGLVMHPGSHLDSGEEVGLQKVVEGLDEVHRRTKGATVKILVEATAGQGSNLGHRFEHLGTILKEVQDSDRLGICLDTCHIFAAGYPLKTRGEYDATFQEFDDRVGIDRIRAFHLNDSKKGLGSRVDRHEHIGEGEIGLEPFRWLLNDPRFAGLPMFLETKKEQRDGEEMDAVNLRLLTSLFEAPAKRKPPR; this comes from the coding sequence TTGAAAGCCATTCGTCCTCTCCTCGGCTCGCATCTCTCGATCTCCGGCGGCTACCACCGGGCCGCGGCGGCGGCGTCTGCCTATGGGATGGGGACGGTCCAGATCTTCACCAAGAACAACAACCAGTGGAAAGGAAAGCCGCTGACCGACGAGGAGTGCCGCCAGTTCCGGGCCGCGCTCAAGACGGGGGACCTGCACCTGCCGTGCGCCCACAACAGCTACCTCATCAACATCGCCAGCCCCAGCAGCGAGCTGTGGGACAAATCGGTCGATGCGATGACGGTCGAAGTCGAGCGGGCCGAAGCCCTGGGGCTCGTGGGCCTCGTGATGCACCCCGGCAGCCATCTCGACAGCGGCGAGGAGGTCGGACTCCAGAAGGTGGTCGAGGGTCTCGATGAGGTCCACCGCCGTACCAAAGGAGCGACGGTCAAGATTCTCGTCGAAGCGACGGCAGGCCAGGGCTCCAACCTCGGGCACCGCTTCGAGCACCTCGGCACGATCCTCAAGGAAGTTCAGGACTCGGACCGCCTCGGCATCTGTCTCGACACCTGCCACATCTTTGCTGCCGGCTATCCGCTCAAGACCCGCGGCGAATACGACGCGACGTTCCAGGAGTTCGACGACCGCGTCGGGATTGACCGCATAAGGGCCTTCCATCTCAACGACAGCAAGAAGGGTCTCGGAAGCCGCGTCGACCGGCACGAGCACATCGGCGAAGGAGAGATCGGCCTGGAACCGTTCCGCTGGCTCCTCAACGACCCCCGTTTCGCCGGCCTGCCGATGTTCCTTGAAACGAAAAAGGAGCAGCGCGACGGCGAAGAGATGGACGCGGTCAACCTCCGCCTCCTGACCTCGCTCTTCGAAGCTCCGGCAAAGCGGAAGCCGCCGCGCTGA
- a CDS encoding sugar phosphate isomerase/epimerase family protein: protein MPASPSPFESPPVSRRTALAALTASAATLIAPGLRAAEMPKRTGKPFFKLSLAAYSFNSQLPKNWPKPGKTVPKMTLLDFIDYCAEQDLDAAELTSYYFPAEVTPEYLNEVKERCFRLGLDVSGTAIGNDFCKPDGPDREFEVAMTRKWIDYAALVGAPVIRIFAGNVPKGDTEEAALDRCVAGIDDAVAYAATKGVILALENHGGITATPEQLLKIVGRVKSSPWFGVNFDSGNFRTADPYGDLEKIAPFAVNAQVKVSIAPNGKPEKADMGRIVEILKKAGYRGYLVLEYEEKEDPRVEIPKYLKQLRELIG, encoded by the coding sequence ATGCCCGCCTCACCCTCCCCATTCGAATCCCCCCCCGTCTCCCGCCGCACCGCACTCGCGGCCCTGACCGCTTCCGCGGCCACCCTGATCGCCCCCGGCCTGCGAGCGGCTGAAATGCCCAAGCGGACCGGAAAACCGTTCTTCAAGCTCTCGCTCGCCGCCTACTCGTTCAACTCCCAGCTCCCGAAGAACTGGCCGAAGCCGGGGAAGACCGTCCCTAAGATGACGCTCCTCGATTTCATCGACTACTGCGCCGAGCAGGACCTCGATGCCGCCGAGCTGACGAGCTACTACTTCCCGGCCGAAGTGACACCGGAGTACCTCAACGAGGTCAAGGAGCGGTGCTTCCGGCTGGGACTCGACGTCTCCGGCACGGCCATCGGCAATGACTTCTGCAAGCCGGACGGCCCCGACCGCGAATTCGAAGTCGCCATGACGCGGAAGTGGATCGACTACGCCGCCCTCGTCGGCGCGCCGGTCATCCGGATCTTCGCCGGCAACGTTCCGAAGGGGGACACCGAGGAAGCAGCCCTCGACCGCTGCGTGGCGGGGATCGACGACGCCGTCGCCTACGCGGCGACCAAGGGCGTGATCCTGGCCCTCGAAAATCACGGCGGCATCACGGCGACTCCGGAGCAGCTCCTCAAGATTGTCGGGCGGGTGAAGTCCTCCCCATGGTTCGGCGTGAACTTCGACAGCGGAAACTTCCGGACCGCCGACCCCTACGGCGACTTGGAGAAGATCGCTCCCTTTGCCGTGAACGCCCAGGTGAAGGTCTCGATCGCCCCGAATGGCAAGCCGGAAAAGGCCGACATGGGCCGGATCGTCGAGATCCTCAAGAAGGCGGGCTACCGCGGCTACCTCGTCCTCGAATACGAGGAGAAGGAAGACCCGCGGGTCGAGATCCCGAAGTACCTCAAGCAGCTCCGTGAACTGATCGGCTGA
- a CDS encoding FmdB family zinc ribbon protein, whose protein sequence is MPIYVYEVINEDGSDGEQFELMQSIKAPALTKHPETGQPVRRVIQPAFIGGSWSDSAMKKSANDNKRLGELGFTKYVKAGDGVYEKAAGKGPQTISKDRPIQAKDLKSKRKK, encoded by the coding sequence ATGCCGATCTACGTTTACGAAGTCATCAACGAGGACGGCTCCGACGGGGAGCAGTTCGAGCTTATGCAGTCGATCAAGGCCCCTGCGCTGACGAAGCATCCGGAGACCGGCCAGCCGGTGCGGCGGGTGATCCAGCCGGCGTTCATCGGTGGGAGCTGGTCCGACAGCGCGATGAAGAAGAGCGCCAACGACAACAAGCGGCTGGGCGAGCTTGGCTTCACGAAGTACGTGAAGGCGGGGGACGGCGTGTACGAGAAGGCGGCGGGCAAGGGGCCGCAGACGATCAGCAAGGACCGGCCGATCCAGGCCAAGGACCTCAAGTCGAAGCGGAAAAAGTAG